The Flavobacterium sp. K5-23 genome segment CCACATCGTTCTCATTTATGTTATATTCCAATAAATCTTTCCAAGCTTGGGTTGCATTGTCCTCGGCATTTTCTACTGCTCTACGTATTGCCATATCACCACCGGCTATGATTCCGTTTACTAAATCGAATGGCACGCCAAAAGTAGGTGGACATTCAGAGGCATCCACGATTCCTAATCTACCTGAAGTTCCTGCTCCTATATAGAAAAGTCTTCCGCCTAGTTTCATTTTAGCAACGATTTGGGACACTACAATTTCTATTTGTGGCAATGCTTTTTCAACAGCATAAGGAACGGTTTTGTCTTCTTGATTGATATTAGATAACAATTCTTGAACGGACATCTTTTCCAGATGTTCGTATTTTGAGGATTGCTCGGTAGTTTTTGTGAAAGTCATTTCTTTTTGAGGTTCAAAGTTGCAAAGATTCAAAGGTACTACCTTTTTGAAAAGTATAATAAATTTTGTGGTTTTGATTTACGGTAGATTGATGGAACGCAGATAAAACAGATTCGCTTGCTCGAAAACGCGGATAAAAGCGCAAAGAAATCCAATTTTGTAGAATCAGTAGCCTCTATCTTGTCTTTCCGACGAAGGAGGAATGGCATATAGAATTTCGACTATAAGGTTTATGAGTATTTGTTTTTTTGCCGTTAGCTGAGTCATTGCGAGGAACGAAGCAATCTCATCTAGTATTTCGACAATGTAGTTTACAGGTTGAAGGAAGTTATTATTTAAATAAACCGCAGTAAAAGACGCTGCGATTTATTTATTTAAGTTAATAGACGTCTCAGACGAGCGCCAGATAGGTGTCTACATTCTTTGTAGGCACGGATTGCAAATCCGCTTATCCTTTAGATTCGCAAAGTAGTTTTTTTATTTTGAATAAATAATTTTTATGGTTTCATCGTTAATCGCATCACTCCAATTTAAGCTTGGTTGAAGACTTTTAATTGCTTCAACATCTCGTTTGAAATTATTATTAAGTTGAACTGGATGAATATTACTTTGCATACTTTCATCAAATTGGATGTTTCCTAAATATTTTATTTCACCTTTTTTTAGATTAAATGGTAAGTTGAATCCATTTATTGAAGTGTCTCTGGTTGAATATCCATAATTAGTAAAAAGTCGCAAAAAAGGAATTTCGTAATTTCCAGCTTTGCGTTCCAATACAAATAAATACGTTTTTCCATTTTCTAATTGTCCATCGTGTTTCATTTTGATAATTTGTTGAGGAACAAATCGAATTTGAGTAGAATTTTTTTCTGCTATTTTTTTATCAGAATTTGTATTTGATATTTGAACAAAATATCCGTTAAATTTAGCTTTCTCGTTTGGAAATGTGATAGATCCAAAAATCAGTCCATTTTCTGAAGTGTTTTTGTCGAATTGAATCGGTTCATACGGAATAGAAGTTACAACACCACAACTATTGAAAATGGAAATTGTTGCAATTATTATTAAGGTTAATTTGCAGATTTTTTTTAATTTTTTAGTCATTTGTTTTATCTTAGTTTATTTGTTTTCGTTTGCTTGGAAATAACGCGCAACTAGTATATAGGTCTGATAAAATCAGACTTATCACCCCAAAATTAGGTAGATTGGCCTGACATACGCCACGCATTATTTGTTTTCAAAAGTAGTTAATTTTTTACTTTTTACTTTAGAGATTGTGAATTTTTTCTGAGGATAATTTTATGGGAGATAATTCAGTTTGACTATATGAATTGGTACTTGTACAGCGTGAGGGATAGCAGTGAAAATCCCACGCCTTTTTGCGTGGATTGAAGCGAATAGCCCGACCCGACCCCGATAGCTATCGGGGTTACGGAGGGGCACGCCCAAATTATAGAATTATAAAAAGTAAGCCAATATAATTCCCAGAATAATCATGGAAACTTTGGCGATATTGAATTTATGTCCTTCACTACTTTCAAAAATGATAGTCGATGAAATGTGGAATAATATCCCAATAACAACGGCTGTTATTTGGGTTGTGAACTGGTTTAAAACAGGTAAATAATCGGAAACGAAAGTTCCTAACGGCGTCATAATGGCAAAGGTGATCATAAAGGCAAAAATGGCTTTTTTGTTCAGATGCGAATTGATGAAAAAGGTTGTTAGAATTATGGCAATAGGCAAGTGATGAATGGATATACCAATTGCTAAGTTGTTATGATGGTTCCCCACAGGAAATCCTTCCATAAATGCGTGGATACAAAGACTGATAAATAGGAGCCATGGGATTTGGTTCATATTTGCATGTCCGTGTACGTGTCCATGTTCAGCTCCTTTGGAGAAAAACTCCAATATG includes the following:
- a CDS encoding ZIP family metal transporter translates to MNYLLPLLSVLIGYGIALVLKPKNKTNLKLLLAFSGSFLLSLTVMHLLPDVYESHDSNIGIFIMLGILFQIILEFFSKGAEHGHVHGHANMNQIPWLLFISLCIHAFMEGFPVGNHHNNLAIGISIHHLPIAIILTTFFINSHLNKKAIFAFMITFAIMTPLGTFVSDYLPVLNQFTTQITAVVIGILFHISSTIIFESSEGHKFNIAKVSMIILGIILAYFL